The sequence below is a genomic window from Paenibacillus sp. DCT19.
TATAATTATAGACCATAGTTGTTTAATCAATTAATGTTCATTTTATGGAGCAAACTGAAACAGGAGGTTTACTGAATATGAGCCGAATCGGCGTGAGTCAAGAAATGGTTAAAAAGTTGTTTGGTGATGGAATTCCTGCTGCCTATGCTACTGATCCTGATTTTCAAGACATACTCAGCCGCTTTATTTTTGGTGAAATATTTGATGAAGGGGAGATTGATAATAAGCTGCGTGAGCTTCTTACTTTGGTTGTACTTACAACGAATCAAACCTTCCCTCAACTCAGGGGACATGCTCATGCTGCGCTCAACGTAGGACTGACTCCTGTAGAGATCAAAGAGGCGGTATACCAATGTGCACCATACTTGGGGTTTCCCAAAACCTTAAATGCGATATCAGAAATTAATGCCGTTTTCCAGGAAAGAAATATTGAGCTACCTGTTGAAAGTCAAAAACGTGTTCTAGAAGAAGAGCGTCTGGACAAAGGACTGCGAGTGCAAAAAGAAATTTTTGGTGATGTTATTGATAAAAATCGGGAAAATGCACCCGCTAATCAGAAGCATATACAGGATTATCTTTCTGCATTTTGTTTCGGTGACTTCTATACCCGTGCAGGCCTTGATCTGAAAAGCCGAGAACTACTTACCCTTTGTATATTAAGCGCACTTGGAGGTGCTGACAGCCAACTCAAAGCACATGTTCAAGGTAATTTAAATGTTGGCAATGATAAAGAAACGATGATCACCGCGATTACTCATTGTTTGCCTTACATGGGTTTCCCTAGAACACTCAATGCGTTGAACTGTGTTAACGAAATTATTCCAGAGAAATAATAAATGAAAGCAGGGATTTACGATGAAAAATGAACACTTAAGCAACGGAGCCATCTTTCCCCTTGGGCAAAAAGTCGAGCAAAATTTTGTCGGTGACGCATTTTTGCAAATGGTGTTTACAGACCCCAGTCCGCTGAATACAGCTATAGGAAATGTAACATTTGCTCCAGGAGCCCGTAACAACTGGCACTCACATCACGAAGGACAAGTGTTGATTGTAACGGATGGAGAGGGCTGGTATCAGGAAGAAGGTAAGGAAGCACAATTACTCAAAGCTGGCGACGTTATTAACATTCCAGCTAACGTTAAACATTGGCATGGTGCTACAATTGATAGCTGGTTCGTGCACCTGGCACTAACACCAGGTCAGACCGATTGGTTAGAGCCAGTATCCGATGAGGCGTATAAAAATTTGAAATAGATTAAGCCATTATAGCCAAATCATCAGAAGCCTATCGAAAAATCGTAACGTTTTGCACTCACAATATTGTCCATGACATTCAGAGGATATTGAATGGTCATCCATCTGTGACTTCTATATCATGAATTAAACAACATTGTAGGGAGAGGGATCAGAGTGAGCGCGAGAACAATAGTTCCATTAGAAGAGTCATGGTTGTTTCAGGCAGCTCACAGGAATGAAGGGCTGTCACTAAAATGGTATGAACACGGCCTCGCTTGTGGCGAGAGCGTTAAGATTCCCCATACATGGAATGTGAAGCAGGGCTTAGAGGAGTTTCGTGGCACGGGCTGGTATAGCTATAACTTGTTTGTGCCCGCAGATTGGGAAGGTAAACTGCTTCGTCTCCAGTTTGATGCTGTTTATCGTGATGCAGTAGTATGGGTAAACGGAAAACGAGCAGGAGAGCATGCACATTCGGGATATACTTCCTTTATTGTCGAGATCACCGATTTCATTGATTGTGATGCAGACAATCGTATTGTGGTCTCTGTCAACAATGAGAACAGTCAGACAGCACTTCCGCTAGGAAACAGCTTCGATTGGGCAGACGATGGCGGCATTATTCGGGGTGTATCACTGATCGTTAGTGGGCGAGTGGCGATTGACTATTCCAAGCTCCAGGCGGTTCCTTTCTTTGAAGATGATCTGTCTGGAACGACTGCTACATATGGTTTGTTATCTGGTGAAATTCGGTTGTGGGAGCTCAGCTCTGAGGCAGATATTAAGTCTTTGCAGTTGAAAGTAACCCTATCCAATGAAGAAGGAGCCGTAGCATCACAGGAATGGAAGCTAGCTGAAAGGGAGGGAGCTTTACGCTTTCATGATATCAGGGTAGACCAGCTGAAGCTGTGGCACTTTGACCACCCTCACTTATATACGGTTCATCTTGCCATATACGTGGATGGCGTTCTCTCGGATGAGGTATCCACAACAGTAGGCTTTAGAGAAATTCGCTCTGATGGTAGTACATTATTGCTTAACCGCGAGCCTGTTCGACTCTTCGGTGTTGAGTGGATGCCTGGGTCGAATCCGGAGCATGGAATGGCCGAGACATCTGAGCAGCTCGCTGAGATGCTTCACCATATTAAACATGCGAACTGTGTCATCACCCGTTTTCACTGGCAACAAGATAGCAAGCTGTTGGACTGGTGTGATCGGCATGGCTTACTCGTGCAAGAGGAAATTCCTCACTGGCAGACACCAAGTGAACCGGGAGACGAATGGCTGAACATATCGATGCAGCATGCCGAAGAGATGATTCATCGTCATTACAATCACCCTTGCATTTACGCATGGGGATTTGGCAATGAGCTGAACGGTCAGTCTGAAATGACAAATCTGTATTTTGAGAAGCTGAAGTCTCAAGTACATGAGCTTGATAACACGAGATTTATCAATTATGTATCGAATACTGTCCATGAAAATCCCGCTCAGGATACAACGGGTGCAGGAGATTTGATCATGTGGAATGATTATATCGGTACATGGCATGGTGATCTGAACCGCCCAGAAGTCATTCGAAGTATAACAAAAGGCATACCTGATAAACCATTAGTTGTAGCTGAATATGGACTATGTGAACCTGCATTTGAAGGTGGAGACGAGAGGCGTACACAGATTCTAGTGGAGAACACGATGGAATATCGTAAGCATCCAGAGATCGCCGCACTCATTTATTTCAGTCTGAACGATTATCGGACTCAAATGGGCGAGGAAGGTGAGGGTAGGCTTCGCCAACGTGTACATGGATCGATGAATCTTAACGGCATGCCTAAACCCTCTTATGAAGTATTGCGTCAATTAGCATCACCGGTCACTGTAAGCGTTAATTCAGAGGTGGACAGTGTAGTCATAACCGTCGAGGTACGTAATGATATTCCCTGTCATCGGGTGTCTGGATATACGTTGGAGTTGAATGACGCGCACGGTGAACGGATTGTCAATGTAATTCCTGAGTTAGCACCAGGTCAGAGGCATGTATTCTCCTTTACTGAAATTCCTCAGAAACGTTGGAGTGAGATCAGCCTAGAGATCATTAGACCTACTGGATTTTCTGTAATTCGTGGCTCATTAAACGATCTGAATAATAACTTCATTGGATAAGATTACTAATACAATGAGAGAAAGCCCTAGAGATAATCCGTCACGAGGCGAGTTATTTCCGGGGCTTTCTTCATTTGTATTGTACGAAAAAATCTATAGACCGTTGTAGGGGGAAGTGCCCTGCCTCCCGTAGCTCAATTACAGGCTTCGTTCCAATAACACGCCAACTTGCTTAGCCATGATCTCAGGTGGATACGGCATCCCGTTACTAATCCACCATTCAACGATTCCTACATAAGCTGTTCCGGCATATTGCAACATGACATCTTCATTAAGGTCTTTATTTTTCCCGCTATCTCTGTCAATTTCTCCGCTGAACCCTGCCATCACATACTCCAGTAGCCGAGCGCGGAAAGACGGAGCCCCTTTACTAGCTAACATAGTTGCAAAGAACAGATGATTCTTCTCGAAATATTCGAAAAACGGGACAAGGCCATTGTTCCAATCCAATTTGCAAGCCCATTCGTCCAATTCCCCCAATTCCTCCATGTGGGACTCAATCATTTTGTCTAATAGGTCATATTTGTCTTTGTAATGTAGATAAATTGTACCGCGATTCAGATCTGCCTGATCCGCAATGTCTTGAATGGTAATCTCATCAAAACTCTTTTGGTTCATTAATTCAACGACAGCGCTTCGCAGTGCTTCTTGTGTTTTTGCAATTCTTCGATCTAACTTTGCCATCGGGTACTCCACCAATCTTTCATTATATAAATAAAGGTGCATTTCCATCTGCACAATCCCAATATCAACAAAATCCAAGTGCTTGCAACCACAGTTCATGTGGATTGCTCTTTCTTATAATAATAAACATGAGTTGATTAAACAACTTATTTTGTTAACTTCTTACGGATTGTATCCCTTAATTGGAGACACACACGCTCGTTATTAATAATTTTACATAAGATTAACAAAGGAAAGATATAGAATAAATACTATTCACCTATAGTATGATGAGCAAAAAATACGACTACCATCTGTAGATGAAGGAGAAAATCAACGAAAATGAACATTAAAAAAATCGGAATTTCAGTAGTTTCGCTTACCATGCTAACCTCTATAGGTGTGTTTGACGTGTATGGCGCAGGTTCCAAGCGCACGATCGAAGTATCACAGCAACCCGTAAATGTAGTTGTGAATGGTCAGAAGATGGAGGGTGAGCCATTTGTCTACAATGGAATCACTTATGTGCCCGCACGTGTGATTGGGGAAGCGCTAGGTCAGGAGGTAGACTGGGACGATAGCACACAATCCGTATTCGTCGGACAGAAAATCAATGATAAACAAGGTTATCGCGGTACGAAAACACCGTATCCTTTTGAAAATACAACAAGTTATACCGCGGCGCCAGCCGGATATGAGCCGGTCTTTATTAATTTTGTAGGAAGACATGGTTCGAGACATCTTTCCAGTTCCAAGTATGATAAGACGCTGTATGAACTGCTTAGCATCGCTGAGAAGGATGGGCAGATCACGAATCTGGGCAAAGAACTCAAAAAAGAAATCGCCAAGCTTATGGATATCGAGAAGGATAACTATGGTTTACTGTCGATCTCTGGCGGGGAAGAATTGAAAGGCATCGGATCAAGACTCGGTCAAAATTTCAAAGATATATTCACAGATGATAAAAAGGTCATCGCACAAGCAACCTTCAAGGATCGAACTCCGCAGAGCAGAGATCAATTTATTGAAGGTCTGGAAGAGAGCCTAGGCAACAAGAAGGTAGATATTGTTTCTTCAGCTTTTGAAGAAGGAAGTGACCCATATCTGCGTCCATACGATCTGGCGACGAAGTACACTGAATATGCCGAAGATGGAGCATGGGTTGAGCTGTACGAAAATTATGCTACACAGGAAAAAGGAACAACGTATGCTAAGGAACTACTGTCACCCTTGTTCTCTGATCGTTTCTATCAGAGGTTAGATGCGGGAGAGTTCCAATTGAAGGACGAGAAAGGAAAAGTGAAGCTGAGCAATCCAACCGAAGCAGCTTCCAATCTATATGAATTGTATATTATCTCATCGAACCTGAAGGAAGAAGGAAACCTGGAATTCGGAAGGTACTTCACAACCAACCAATTGAAATGGTATGAAAGCTTGGATAGCATTCAAGACTTTTATGAGAAAGGACCGTCTCTAACTTCAACGGATCTACCGCAGGATATTGCTGCACCACTCGTGAAAGAGCTGCTTGCCTCTACTGAACAGTCCATTAAACAAAAGGATACGGCGGGAATTTTTCGTTTTGCACACGCTGAAACCATCATTCCTCTATCTTCATTCTTGGACATTAAAGGGGCGAATGTAAGTGTAGACAACCCGGAGAAAGTGGCAGAGAGCTGGAATGGGGCTGAGATTTCTCCGATGGGAGCCAATATTCAATGGATTCTCTATTCCAATGGCCAGGATTACATGGTGAAGATGCTGAGAAATGAAGAGGAAATTGCCTTCCCGATCGAAACGAAGACCTACCCGTATTATAAATGGGAAGATGTGAAGACTTATTATCAGACAAAGCTCCAGAAGGTTGGGGTAGACATGAACAGTAGCTTAGAAGATAATATTGAGCTTTTACAGAAGAAGTTCTAATTAGAAAAGATACACGTAGCATCCCCTTATAGTAGACAGGAAGAAGTGAGCATCTGATTTTTGGATGAGCTTGCTCTTGCCTACTCAAGGGGATGTTTTTTTGATTTCACCAGTTGAACCTCCAGCCTTAATGTTCAGTATTACACCCGTTACGGATATATCTACCTGGTGAGATCCCAACCAGCTTAGTGAAACTGCGAATGAAATTGGCATAGTCACCAAACCCGGACTGATAACATGCTTCTGTGATACTCATGCCTTCACCTAAGTAGTATTTCGATAACTCAATACGCCGACTGAGAATGTAAGCTCGAATGGTGAGTCCCGTATGCTTGTTAAACTGCCTACTGATATAACTGCTATTGGTGTATAGAGCCTCGGACAAATGTGTGAGTGTAAGCTTTCCCGCCAGGTTGCTCTCAATATAGTCCATCGTTCTTCGAACCAATTCGGGCATGATGTCCGTTGGAACAAAATCTGTATGTTGAAAGGCACGATTAGTCATTAGAAGCAGTTGGGAAATCAAAACATTTTCCATAATATCTGCACCATAGTCATCCGAAGCTAATGCCTGTTCTAGCTTGTTCGTTAATTGCAGCAACTGCTGTAACTCATCGTTTTTCAAATGTACAATGTTTCCTTTACCCTTGGGACGATAATCAAAGCAAGCAGATAGATTCGTTGTTGCTGTGGACAATCGGCTTAAATAGGGCTTCTTCAGATTAATAGTAATTCGTTCATATTCGTTCTTGTCGAGCGCGAAGGAGCGATGCATCTCCTCTAGGTTTAGCACAATCAGATCGCCGGGCTGAAGATGATAACAGCGATTCTCAATGTAGAAATTCACGTTGCCACGAAGGAACACATACAGCTCATATGCATTATGTCGGTGATAGAATGTACCCATATTATGTGTGGTGACGCGGTGTAAATATAACAGATTCGTCTGAATGGGATCGTATAGGTATTCCGTGGATTCAGACATCTATGACACAACCTCCTTGTCGTTTGGCGCAATAAATATTGCGATGTATGCAATGAAAATGCAAACCTGAACCTATAAAATGTAACCATCCTAGCACTGAAAATTCAAATATGCAAGCGTTTTCTAAAATTCAGACCTAATGACATGATTGGAGGACATGATGGAACTAATCATTAGTGCAAGAAGCAGAAGACAGGAAAATACGGAGTATAGAACCCTGGACAAGCATATGCTTAGAGCTGATATCGACGTAGTTAGTGGAAAGGGAACGGCTGAAGATCCCTGGCAAGCGCATATCCTTATAAGCAATGAAGGAAGCAAGGCTTGGTCAGGAGTGATTCATGTTGAGTTGCCATTCAAAAAGCATCAACCGTGGTTCTTTTTACCTGCATTTATGTATGGTCGTAATCGTGGGGAAGCCCCGCAAAATGTCCCAAATGAATTTCCGAGGCTTCGAGAAGGTAATCCGTCTCGTCCTTCATCCTCATGGTGGATGGTTCGAAGTGATCGTCTATCCCATCCCGCTGCACTTGTCTATGATGAGGGTCAGATATTTGGCCTCAGCGCAAGCCCTTATTGGATAAAAATCCTTCAAGTGGTCAAAGGCAACAGTGGTACCCTGGGCAGAAAGGGATGTTTGTACAGTACGGTGGATTCACATGCTCCATTGACAAAGGCAGGATTGGATATACGTTAGGATATGAAAATGCCCCATTACACTTTATCAAATCAAGGCTTGTTCATGAGCGTGCTCCTTTGGAGGAGAATTGCTTTGAATTGTTGGCAGGAGAGTCGGTGGAATGTGTTCTTGAGTTATATCATTACGAGGCGTCATCTGAGCTAGGGATTAATGTTGCGATGGAATCGATCTACAACCGTTATCATGAAGCTCCGAGAGAAGGAAGTGACATGCAGACAACCGTGTCGGATTTATCCCATGCGATCTATGAATGCGCCTATCTTCCAGAGGATCGTCAGTACTCCACCTTCGTATATGAAGACGCTGAAACTGGAGGTTACCGATACAACAAAATCATCTCGATTAGTTGGACTAATGGGATGACAATCGCTACACCGATGTTGCTGGCTGCACTTCGGCAAGATGATGAGCTGATGCGTCAACAGGCGTTGTCCTGCATTACGAATATTATGGATAACGCCATGAACCCCGA
It includes:
- a CDS encoding glycoside hydrolase family 2 protein, with protein sequence MSARTIVPLEESWLFQAAHRNEGLSLKWYEHGLACGESVKIPHTWNVKQGLEEFRGTGWYSYNLFVPADWEGKLLRLQFDAVYRDAVVWVNGKRAGEHAHSGYTSFIVEITDFIDCDADNRIVVSVNNENSQTALPLGNSFDWADDGGIIRGVSLIVSGRVAIDYSKLQAVPFFEDDLSGTTATYGLLSGEIRLWELSSEADIKSLQLKVTLSNEEGAVASQEWKLAEREGALRFHDIRVDQLKLWHFDHPHLYTVHLAIYVDGVLSDEVSTTVGFREIRSDGSTLLLNREPVRLFGVEWMPGSNPEHGMAETSEQLAEMLHHIKHANCVITRFHWQQDSKLLDWCDRHGLLVQEEIPHWQTPSEPGDEWLNISMQHAEEMIHRHYNHPCIYAWGFGNELNGQSEMTNLYFEKLKSQVHELDNTRFINYVSNTVHENPAQDTTGAGDLIMWNDYIGTWHGDLNRPEVIRSITKGIPDKPLVVAEYGLCEPAFEGGDERRTQILVENTMEYRKHPEIAALIYFSLNDYRTQMGEEGEGRLRQRVHGSMNLNGMPKPSYEVLRQLASPVTVSVNSEVDSVVITVEVRNDIPCHRVSGYTLELNDAHGERIVNVIPELAPGQRHVFSFTEIPQKRWSEISLEIIRPTGFSVIRGSLNDLNNNFIG
- a CDS encoding AraC family transcriptional regulator; this translates as MSESTEYLYDPIQTNLLYLHRVTTHNMGTFYHRHNAYELYVFLRGNVNFYIENRCYHLQPGDLIVLNLEEMHRSFALDKNEYERITINLKKPYLSRLSTATTNLSACFDYRPKGKGNIVHLKNDELQQLLQLTNKLEQALASDDYGADIMENVLISQLLLMTNRAFQHTDFVPTDIMPELVRRTMDYIESNLAGKLTLTHLSEALYTNSSYISRQFNKHTGLTIRAYILSRRIELSKYYLGEGMSITEACYQSGFGDYANFIRSFTKLVGISPGRYIRNGCNTEH
- a CDS encoding histidine-type phosphatase, whose translation is MNIKKIGISVVSLTMLTSIGVFDVYGAGSKRTIEVSQQPVNVVVNGQKMEGEPFVYNGITYVPARVIGEALGQEVDWDDSTQSVFVGQKINDKQGYRGTKTPYPFENTTSYTAAPAGYEPVFINFVGRHGSRHLSSSKYDKTLYELLSIAEKDGQITNLGKELKKEIAKLMDIEKDNYGLLSISGGEELKGIGSRLGQNFKDIFTDDKKVIAQATFKDRTPQSRDQFIEGLEESLGNKKVDIVSSAFEEGSDPYLRPYDLATKYTEYAEDGAWVELYENYATQEKGTTYAKELLSPLFSDRFYQRLDAGEFQLKDEKGKVKLSNPTEAASNLYELYIISSNLKEEGNLEFGRYFTTNQLKWYESLDSIQDFYEKGPSLTSTDLPQDIAAPLVKELLASTEQSIKQKDTAGIFRFAHAETIIPLSSFLDIKGANVSVDNPEKVAESWNGAEISPMGANIQWILYSNGQDYMVKMLRNEEEIAFPIETKTYPYYKWEDVKTYYQTKLQKVGVDMNSSLEDNIELLQKKF
- a CDS encoding cupin domain-containing protein; amino-acid sequence: MKNEHLSNGAIFPLGQKVEQNFVGDAFLQMVFTDPSPLNTAIGNVTFAPGARNNWHSHHEGQVLIVTDGEGWYQEEGKEAQLLKAGDVINIPANVKHWHGATIDSWFVHLALTPGQTDWLEPVSDEAYKNLK
- a CDS encoding carboxymuconolactone decarboxylase family protein, whose product is MSRIGVSQEMVKKLFGDGIPAAYATDPDFQDILSRFIFGEIFDEGEIDNKLRELLTLVVLTTNQTFPQLRGHAHAALNVGLTPVEIKEAVYQCAPYLGFPKTLNAISEINAVFQERNIELPVESQKRVLEEERLDKGLRVQKEIFGDVIDKNRENAPANQKHIQDYLSAFCFGDFYTRAGLDLKSRELLTLCILSALGGADSQLKAHVQGNLNVGNDKETMITAITHCLPYMGFPRTLNALNCVNEIIPEK
- a CDS encoding TetR/AcrR family transcriptional regulator; the encoded protein is MAKLDRRIAKTQEALRSAVVELMNQKSFDEITIQDIADQADLNRGTIYLHYKDKYDLLDKMIESHMEELGELDEWACKLDWNNGLVPFFEYFEKNHLFFATMLASKGAPSFRARLLEYVMAGFSGEIDRDSGKNKDLNEDVMLQYAGTAYVGIVEWWISNGMPYPPEIMAKQVGVLLERSL